Part of the Labrenzia sp. PHM005 genome is shown below.
TGCGTGTGGAACTGAAATCCGCGCCCTCATCCAGCGATATCTTGCTGTCTATTTCGGTCGCCGACGGCTGGCACATCAACGCACACAAGCCATTGGAAGACTACTTCATCGCAACTGAACTGACGGCTGATGGCATTGCTCCTTCGGACGTCCAATATCCAGAACCCATCATCAAAGCTTTGTCCTTCAACGCCCAAAAACTTGCGTTGCTTGAAGGTGACTTTGACATCACGGCTGAGCTCAACACGCAAAAGGCACCAATGACACCGCAGCAAATCTCTCTGAACTTGCAAGCTTGCAGCGATGAAATTTGCCTTGCGCCGGAAACATTGAGTTTCTGGATTTGGTAGGCTGATCCAAGCCTATGTTACATTTTGCGAAATCAGATAGCTCCCGTTTCCCCAGAACATCAAGATCACACACAAAGCATGCACCAATTGCGTGTTTACTACCTTTTTCTTGCGTGAATGGACAAAAACTCACCAGAATTGCACGGCATGCGCGGCGATTTTCAGCTATCAGTGAGGGAATTGCGACAGGAGTGAGCACCGTTGAGCAGCAAAATGCATGTCTATCAATCCATTGCCCGGGCCGTGAGCGATCATGGCATCAACACCATGTTCGGCCTAATGGGCGATGCCAACCTGTTCATGGTGGACAGTTTTGTGCGCGAGTGCGACGGACGTTTTGTCCCAGCGGCTCACGAAGGCAGCTCGGTGCTCATGGCGTTGGCTTATACGCATGTTTCGGGAAAAGTCGGCGTTGCCACGGTTACACACGGTCCAGCATTGACCAATTGTATGACCGCACTCACGGAAGGCGCGCGTGGCCATATCCCAATCGTTCTCCTAGCCGGAGACACGCCTGTCGCCAATCCGCGCCACCTGCAGGGAATTGACCAACGCGAACTGGCCAAGGCGACCGGAGCCGGGTTTGAGCAGCTGCGGACACCCGATACAGTCGGAATGGATGTCGCGCGCGCGTTTTACCGGGCTCAAGTCGAACGCCGACCGATTGTCCTGAACATGCCTGCCGAATTCATGTGGCAGGAAGCTCCTTATGAGCCTCAGATGCTGGATGTTTTCACTGCACCAGGTGGCGTGGCTGAGGGCGGTATTTTGGATGAAGCCATCGGGATGATCGCATCCGCGCGCCGGCCAATGATCCTGGCCGGCGGTGGCGCAACACACGCGCGGGATCAGCTGATCAAACTCGCCGACCGGCTGGAAGCTCCCCTGGCAACGACTTTGAAAGCCAAGGGCCTCTTCCGCGATCATCCCTACAACATCGACATTTTTGGCACCCTGTCGACACCCGCTGCTTATGACCTGATCGCTCAGACCGATTGTATTGTCTGCTTCGGCACCGGTTTGCACGACTTCACCACCGATCGCGGCAAACTGATGCAAAACAAGCGGATCGTACAGGTCGATGTTGAACCGACCGCCATTGGCGGCGGTCTGCACCCAGATGCCGCCCTCATCGCCGATGCGGGCCTGACGGCTGAAACGATCCTC
Proteins encoded:
- a CDS encoding thiamine pyrophosphate-binding protein — translated: MSSKMHVYQSIARAVSDHGINTMFGLMGDANLFMVDSFVRECDGRFVPAAHEGSSVLMALAYTHVSGKVGVATVTHGPALTNCMTALTEGARGHIPIVLLAGDTPVANPRHLQGIDQRELAKATGAGFEQLRTPDTVGMDVARAFYRAQVERRPIVLNMPAEFMWQEAPYEPQMLDVFTAPGGVAEGGILDEAIGMIASARRPMILAGGGATHARDQLIKLADRLEAPLATTLKAKGLFRDHPYNIDIFGTLSTPAAYDLIAQTDCIVCFGTGLHDFTTDRGKLMQNKRIVQVDVEPTAIGGGLHPDAALIADAGLTAETILYWLDEAEIPASGFTRELDTETLTAHPVDAKKTADGYVNYVAALQRFEEALPKDRVLVTDGGRFMTEVWCRISAPDPKSFVNTANFGSIGLGLQEAIGAGVAAPDRPVVLFSGDGGFMMGGINEFNTAVRLGLDLIVIVANDSAYGAEHIQFLDRQMDPSLTVFHWPSFAEVATSLGGLGIEVRSDEELETALEAVKNRKGPVLIDLRLDPHDVPRMRI